The following coding sequences are from one Halomonas sp. HAL1 window:
- the sstT gene encoding serine/threonine transporter SstT encodes MFATAHAVFQPLIRLGLIPQILIGIVAGVLLALFAPGVASDVSLLGQLFIAALQAVAPILVFVLVAAAISAHQKGQPTHMRPVLVLYVVGTLIAAFIAVAASFLFPTELSLNAGEVEGTPPGDIFSVLRDLLLNAVANPVSALMEANFIAILAWAIGLGLTLRQASDTTRQALTDLSAAITRIVTLVIRLAPLGILGLVAGTLAESGVEALLNYAQLLGVIVGCMLFVALVSNPLLVYVATRQNPYPLVFTCLRGSAITAFFTRSSAANIPVNLELCRRLKLDPDTYSISIPLGATINMCGAAITITVITLATTHTLGINVDFATALLLCVVSALAACGVSGVAGGSLMLIPMAANLFGIPTEVAMQAVAIGFVISVVQDSTETALNSSTDVLFTAAACQAQEAKRS; translated from the coding sequence ATGTTCGCCACCGCCCACGCAGTTTTCCAGCCGCTCATACGGCTGGGCCTTATCCCGCAGATTTTAATCGGTATCGTGGCCGGGGTATTGCTCGCCCTGTTTGCACCGGGCGTTGCCAGCGATGTGTCTTTACTGGGCCAGCTATTTATTGCCGCTTTACAGGCAGTGGCACCTATTTTGGTGTTTGTACTGGTGGCGGCAGCCATCTCTGCTCATCAAAAAGGTCAACCTACCCACATGCGCCCTGTGCTGGTGCTGTATGTGGTTGGCACGTTGATCGCCGCATTCATTGCGGTGGCGGCCAGTTTTCTTTTTCCTACAGAGCTTTCATTGAATGCAGGTGAAGTGGAAGGCACCCCACCTGGGGATATCTTTAGCGTCCTGCGCGACCTGCTGTTGAACGCCGTGGCCAACCCCGTTAGTGCATTGATGGAGGCTAATTTTATCGCTATTTTGGCCTGGGCCATCGGCCTGGGTTTAACGCTGCGCCAAGCCAGCGATACCACCCGACAGGCACTAACCGATTTATCCGCAGCAATTACCCGCATCGTTACCCTGGTCATTCGTTTAGCACCGCTGGGCATCCTGGGTTTGGTGGCAGGCACACTGGCAGAGTCTGGCGTTGAAGCGCTGCTCAACTACGCACAGCTGTTAGGTGTAATCGTGGGCTGCATGCTGTTTGTCGCGCTGGTCAGCAATCCGCTACTGGTGTACGTCGCTACCCGACAAAACCCTTATCCACTGGTATTTACGTGCCTGCGGGGCAGCGCGATTACCGCCTTTTTCACCCGCAGTTCGGCCGCGAATATTCCGGTCAATCTAGAACTTTGCCGCCGCCTGAAGCTCGATCCTGACACTTACTCTATTTCGATTCCGTTGGGCGCAACGATCAATATGTGCGGGGCGGCCATTACGATTACGGTGATCACCCTGGCCACGACTCATACCCTGGGGATTAATGTTGATTTCGCCACGGCGCTGCTGCTGTGCGTGGTTTCAGCGCTGGCGGCCTGCGGCGTTTCAGGCGTAGCGGGCGGCTCACTGATGCTGATTCCCATGGCTGCCAACCTGTTTGGCATTCCCACCGAAGTAGCCATGCAGGCAGTGGCGATTGGCTTTGTGATTAGCGTGGTTCAGGACTCTACCGAAACCGCGCTCAACTCCTCTACGGATGTACTCTTCACCGCTGCCGCCTGCCAGGCACAAGAGGCGAAGCGTTCATAA